One region of Pagrus major chromosome 5, Pma_NU_1.0 genomic DNA includes:
- the LOC140995923 gene encoding ral guanine nucleotide dissociation stimulator-like isoform X1, which translates to MLCWSPWACGLLVKTGVCWDDEDYYRTVKRAGRQSSTQEIGEEAEEDAIFTITLRKVQLHQSASKGQRWLGVETDSALSLYETCKVRTIKAGTLERLVEYMVSAFRGKDSTYVTIFLCTYRSFATTKQVLDLLLNRYAKLQNVPAATAHRVSQDDCTELRNTVSSILGAWLDQYSEDFWTPPNYDCLHQLLSYLHRHFPGSDLERRARNLLAHFHRRQQCEPDPDGEHIGCPFATQEESGFEDELPAFSFLSFDPIMVAEQFTLMDADLFKKVVPYHCLGGIWSQRDKKGKEHLAPTIRATVAQFNSVTNCVITTCLSNPTLKPNQRARLLERWIDVARECRILKNFSSLRAILSALQCNAIHRLKRTWEEVSRESFRTFRELSEIFSDDNNYSLSRELLVKEGTSKFATLEINPKRAQRRHQQQRDLGVMQGTIPYLGTFLTDLVMMDTAMKDYTEGGLINFEKRRKEFEVIAQIKLLQLASNNYSFTQDSHFREWFAGVEKLSEAESYNLSCEIEPLSESASNTLRAKKNGGIMKRWSDRQLTEAGCSSAPGSHSKSFDHSHYRPYQGGGGDSGDALSVTSVSSSGSDLEDVNASFLSDSPEGHERKTSTPSVKLSVSALGREAPAADTTSTFWECTSLSSLDTSGTGSSSGSASGSSSASSSSVSCSTPLSASRSHKRSVSAVSNYSTLSLPLYNQQVDDCCIIRVSLDVENGNMYKSILVTSQDKTPAVIRKAMIKHNLEREKTEEYELMQKISEDKELRIPDNANVFYAMNSTANYDFVLKKRGSARPVRAKNVASSTLPRMKQKGLKIAKGIF; encoded by the exons AGCTCGACGCAGGAGATCGGCGAGGAGGCCGAGGAGGACGCCATCTTCACCATCACGCTGAGGAAGGTGCAGCTTCACCAGTCGGCCAGTAAGGGGCAGCGATGGCTGGGCGTGGAGACGGACTCGGCCCTGAGCCTCTACGAGACCTGCAAGGTGCGGACCATCAAGGCCGGCACGCTGGAGAGGCTGGTGGAGTACATGGTGTCGGCGTTCAGGGGTAAAGACTCCACCTACGTCACCATCTTCCTGTGCACCTACCGCTCCTTCGCCACCACCAAGCAGGTGCTGGATCTCCTGCTCAACAG gTATGCCAAGCTTCAAAACGTCCCTGCAGCCACAGCACACAGAGTCTCCCAGGACGACTGCACAGAGCTGAGAAA CACTGTTTCGTCCATCCTTGGCGCGTGGCTGGACCAGTACTCTGAGGACTTCTGGACCCCTCCGAACTACGACTGTCTGCACCAGCTTCTTTCCTACCTTCACCGCCATTTCCCCGGCTCGGACCTGGAGCGCCGCGCCCGCAACCTGCTGGCCCACTTCCACCGCCGACAGCAGTGTGAGCCTGATCCTGATG GGGAGCACATCGGCTGCCCTTTTGCAACGCAGGAAGAGAGCGGCTTTGAGGACGAACTTCCTGCTTTTAGTTTCCTGTCGTTTGACCCCATCATGGTGGCCGAGCAGTTCACGCTCATGGACGCG GATCTGTTTAAGAAGGTGGTGCCCTACCACTGCCTGGGGGGGATCTGGTCTCAGCGGGATAAGAAGGGAAAGGAGCACCTGGCTCCCACCATCAGAGCCACTGTGGCTCAGTTCAACTCAGTCACCAACTGTGTCATCACCACCTGCCTGAGCAACCCGACGCTGAAGCCCAACCAGAGAGCCAGGCTGCTGGAGAGATGGATAGACGTGGCTAGG GAGTGTCGGATCTTGAAAAACTTCTCGTCGTTGCGAGCCATCCTCTCCGCCCTGCAGTGCAACGCCATCCACCGCCTGAAGAGGACCTGGGAGGAAGTGTCACG AGAGAGTTTCCGCACCTTCCGTGAGCTGTCCGAGATCTTCTCAGACGACAACAACTACTCCCTCAGCCGAGAGCTGCTGGTGAAG GAGGGCACCTCCAAGTTCGCCACTTTGGAAATCAACCCCAAACGAGCTCAGAGGAGACACCAACAGCAGAGAGACCTG GGAGTGATGCAGGGGACGATTCCTTACCTGGGCACCTTCCTGACGGACCTGGTGATGATGGACACTGCCATGAAGGATTACACTGAG GGTGGTCTGATCAACTTCgagaagaggagaaag GAGTTTGAGGTGATCGCTCAGATCAAACTGCTTCAGTTGGCCTCCAACAACTACAGTTTCACTCAGGACAGCCACTTCAGGGAGTGGTTCGCAGGCGTGGAGAAACTCAGCGAGGCAGAGAG CTACAATCTGTCCTGTGAGATCGAGCCTCTGTCAGAGTCGGCCAGCAACACGCTCAGAGCCAAGAAGAATGGAGGAATCATGAAACGCTGGAGCGA CCGGCAGTTGACGGAGGCCGGCTGCAGCAGCGCCCCAGGCTCTCATTCCAAGTCCTTTGACCACTCACACTACAGACCGTATCAAGGGGGCGGTGGGGACAGCGGCGACGCCCTCAGTGTCACATCTGTCAGCTCCAGTGGTTCAGACCTGGAGGATGTGAATGCCAGCTTCCTGTCTGATTCACCGGAGGGACATGAGAGAAAG ACGTCGACTCCCTCAGTGAAACTTAGTGTCTCTGCTTTGGGTAgagaagctccagcagcagaTACAACGTCAACG TTCTGGGAGTGTACGTCACTGTCGTCTCTGGACACCTCCGGCACGGGCTCCAGCTCCGGTTCGGCCTCCGGCTCCAGcagcgcctcctcctcctccgtctcctgcTCAACCCCGCTATCCGCCTCCCGCTCACACAAACGCTCGGTGTCGGCAGTGTCGAACTACTCGACTCTGTCGCTGCCGCTGTACAATCAGCAGGTAGATGACTGCTGCATCATCAGGGTCAGCCTGGATGTGGAGAACGGCAACATGTACAAGAGCATCCTG GTGACGAGTCAAGACAAGACTCCAGCTGTCATCCGGAAAGCCATGATCAAACACAACCTGGAGCGGGAGAAGACCGAGGAATACGAGCTGATGCAAAAAATCTCTGAGGACAAAG AGCTCCGGATCCCAGACAATGCCAATGTTTTCTATGCCATGAACTCCACTGCCAACTACGACTTTGTGCTAAAGAAACGCGGCTCGGCCCGGCCCGTGCGGGCCAAGAACGTGGCCAGTTCGACGCTGCCTCGCATGAAACAGAAGGGACTGAAGATCGCTAAAGGGATTTTCTGA
- the LOC140995923 gene encoding ral guanine nucleotide dissociation stimulator-like isoform X3 → MVYFPGMQTEAHGVNSGQLFEMFDSSWRVRNIWDGVRLEVVEDRSPVVLHSFTHLDPDLPLLESSTQEIGEEAEEDAIFTITLRKVQLHQSASKGQRWLGVETDSALSLYETCKVRTIKAGTLERLVEYMVSAFRGKDSTYVTIFLCTYRSFATTKQVLDLLLNRYAKLQNVPAATAHRVSQDDCTELRNTVSSILGAWLDQYSEDFWTPPNYDCLHQLLSYLHRHFPGSDLERRARNLLAHFHRRQQCEPDPDGEHIGCPFATQEESGFEDELPAFSFLSFDPIMVAEQFTLMDADLFKKVVPYHCLGGIWSQRDKKGKEHLAPTIRATVAQFNSVTNCVITTCLSNPTLKPNQRARLLERWIDVARECRILKNFSSLRAILSALQCNAIHRLKRTWEEVSRESFRTFRELSEIFSDDNNYSLSRELLVKEGTSKFATLEINPKRAQRRHQQQRDLGVMQGTIPYLGTFLTDLVMMDTAMKDYTEGGLINFEKRRKEFEVIAQIKLLQLASNNYSFTQDSHFREWFAGVEKLSEAESYNLSCEIEPLSESASNTLRAKKNGGIMKRWSDRQLTEAGCSSAPGSHSKSFDHSHYRPYQGGGGDSGDALSVTSVSSSGSDLEDVNASFLSDSPEGHERKTSTPSVKLSVSALGREAPAADTTSTFWECTSLSSLDTSGTGSSSGSASGSSSASSSSVSCSTPLSASRSHKRSVSAVSNYSTLSLPLYNQQVDDCCIIRVSLDVENGNMYKSILVTSQDKTPAVIRKAMIKHNLEREKTEEYELMQKISEDKELRIPDNANVFYAMNSTANYDFVLKKRGSARPVRAKNVASSTLPRMKQKGLKIAKGIF, encoded by the exons AGCTCGACGCAGGAGATCGGCGAGGAGGCCGAGGAGGACGCCATCTTCACCATCACGCTGAGGAAGGTGCAGCTTCACCAGTCGGCCAGTAAGGGGCAGCGATGGCTGGGCGTGGAGACGGACTCGGCCCTGAGCCTCTACGAGACCTGCAAGGTGCGGACCATCAAGGCCGGCACGCTGGAGAGGCTGGTGGAGTACATGGTGTCGGCGTTCAGGGGTAAAGACTCCACCTACGTCACCATCTTCCTGTGCACCTACCGCTCCTTCGCCACCACCAAGCAGGTGCTGGATCTCCTGCTCAACAG gTATGCCAAGCTTCAAAACGTCCCTGCAGCCACAGCACACAGAGTCTCCCAGGACGACTGCACAGAGCTGAGAAA CACTGTTTCGTCCATCCTTGGCGCGTGGCTGGACCAGTACTCTGAGGACTTCTGGACCCCTCCGAACTACGACTGTCTGCACCAGCTTCTTTCCTACCTTCACCGCCATTTCCCCGGCTCGGACCTGGAGCGCCGCGCCCGCAACCTGCTGGCCCACTTCCACCGCCGACAGCAGTGTGAGCCTGATCCTGATG GGGAGCACATCGGCTGCCCTTTTGCAACGCAGGAAGAGAGCGGCTTTGAGGACGAACTTCCTGCTTTTAGTTTCCTGTCGTTTGACCCCATCATGGTGGCCGAGCAGTTCACGCTCATGGACGCG GATCTGTTTAAGAAGGTGGTGCCCTACCACTGCCTGGGGGGGATCTGGTCTCAGCGGGATAAGAAGGGAAAGGAGCACCTGGCTCCCACCATCAGAGCCACTGTGGCTCAGTTCAACTCAGTCACCAACTGTGTCATCACCACCTGCCTGAGCAACCCGACGCTGAAGCCCAACCAGAGAGCCAGGCTGCTGGAGAGATGGATAGACGTGGCTAGG GAGTGTCGGATCTTGAAAAACTTCTCGTCGTTGCGAGCCATCCTCTCCGCCCTGCAGTGCAACGCCATCCACCGCCTGAAGAGGACCTGGGAGGAAGTGTCACG AGAGAGTTTCCGCACCTTCCGTGAGCTGTCCGAGATCTTCTCAGACGACAACAACTACTCCCTCAGCCGAGAGCTGCTGGTGAAG GAGGGCACCTCCAAGTTCGCCACTTTGGAAATCAACCCCAAACGAGCTCAGAGGAGACACCAACAGCAGAGAGACCTG GGAGTGATGCAGGGGACGATTCCTTACCTGGGCACCTTCCTGACGGACCTGGTGATGATGGACACTGCCATGAAGGATTACACTGAG GGTGGTCTGATCAACTTCgagaagaggagaaag GAGTTTGAGGTGATCGCTCAGATCAAACTGCTTCAGTTGGCCTCCAACAACTACAGTTTCACTCAGGACAGCCACTTCAGGGAGTGGTTCGCAGGCGTGGAGAAACTCAGCGAGGCAGAGAG CTACAATCTGTCCTGTGAGATCGAGCCTCTGTCAGAGTCGGCCAGCAACACGCTCAGAGCCAAGAAGAATGGAGGAATCATGAAACGCTGGAGCGA CCGGCAGTTGACGGAGGCCGGCTGCAGCAGCGCCCCAGGCTCTCATTCCAAGTCCTTTGACCACTCACACTACAGACCGTATCAAGGGGGCGGTGGGGACAGCGGCGACGCCCTCAGTGTCACATCTGTCAGCTCCAGTGGTTCAGACCTGGAGGATGTGAATGCCAGCTTCCTGTCTGATTCACCGGAGGGACATGAGAGAAAG ACGTCGACTCCCTCAGTGAAACTTAGTGTCTCTGCTTTGGGTAgagaagctccagcagcagaTACAACGTCAACG TTCTGGGAGTGTACGTCACTGTCGTCTCTGGACACCTCCGGCACGGGCTCCAGCTCCGGTTCGGCCTCCGGCTCCAGcagcgcctcctcctcctccgtctcctgcTCAACCCCGCTATCCGCCTCCCGCTCACACAAACGCTCGGTGTCGGCAGTGTCGAACTACTCGACTCTGTCGCTGCCGCTGTACAATCAGCAGGTAGATGACTGCTGCATCATCAGGGTCAGCCTGGATGTGGAGAACGGCAACATGTACAAGAGCATCCTG GTGACGAGTCAAGACAAGACTCCAGCTGTCATCCGGAAAGCCATGATCAAACACAACCTGGAGCGGGAGAAGACCGAGGAATACGAGCTGATGCAAAAAATCTCTGAGGACAAAG AGCTCCGGATCCCAGACAATGCCAATGTTTTCTATGCCATGAACTCCACTGCCAACTACGACTTTGTGCTAAAGAAACGCGGCTCGGCCCGGCCCGTGCGGGCCAAGAACGTGGCCAGTTCGACGCTGCCTCGCATGAAACAGAAGGGACTGAAGATCGCTAAAGGGATTTTCTGA
- the LOC140995923 gene encoding ral guanine nucleotide dissociation stimulator-like isoform X2 produces MLCWSPWACGLLVKTGVCWDDEDYYRTVKRAGRQSSTQEIGEEAEEDAIFTITLRKVQLHQSASKGQRWLGVETDSALSLYETCKVRTIKAGTLERLVEYMVSAFRGKDSTYVTIFLCTYRSFATTKQVLDLLLNRYAKLQNVPAATAHRVSQDDCTELRNTVSSILGAWLDQYSEDFWTPPNYDCLHQLLSYLHRHFPGSDLERRARNLLAHFHRRQQWEHIGCPFATQEESGFEDELPAFSFLSFDPIMVAEQFTLMDADLFKKVVPYHCLGGIWSQRDKKGKEHLAPTIRATVAQFNSVTNCVITTCLSNPTLKPNQRARLLERWIDVARECRILKNFSSLRAILSALQCNAIHRLKRTWEEVSRESFRTFRELSEIFSDDNNYSLSRELLVKEGTSKFATLEINPKRAQRRHQQQRDLGVMQGTIPYLGTFLTDLVMMDTAMKDYTEGGLINFEKRRKEFEVIAQIKLLQLASNNYSFTQDSHFREWFAGVEKLSEAESYNLSCEIEPLSESASNTLRAKKNGGIMKRWSDRQLTEAGCSSAPGSHSKSFDHSHYRPYQGGGGDSGDALSVTSVSSSGSDLEDVNASFLSDSPEGHERKTSTPSVKLSVSALGREAPAADTTSTFWECTSLSSLDTSGTGSSSGSASGSSSASSSSVSCSTPLSASRSHKRSVSAVSNYSTLSLPLYNQQVDDCCIIRVSLDVENGNMYKSILVTSQDKTPAVIRKAMIKHNLEREKTEEYELMQKISEDKELRIPDNANVFYAMNSTANYDFVLKKRGSARPVRAKNVASSTLPRMKQKGLKIAKGIF; encoded by the exons AGCTCGACGCAGGAGATCGGCGAGGAGGCCGAGGAGGACGCCATCTTCACCATCACGCTGAGGAAGGTGCAGCTTCACCAGTCGGCCAGTAAGGGGCAGCGATGGCTGGGCGTGGAGACGGACTCGGCCCTGAGCCTCTACGAGACCTGCAAGGTGCGGACCATCAAGGCCGGCACGCTGGAGAGGCTGGTGGAGTACATGGTGTCGGCGTTCAGGGGTAAAGACTCCACCTACGTCACCATCTTCCTGTGCACCTACCGCTCCTTCGCCACCACCAAGCAGGTGCTGGATCTCCTGCTCAACAG gTATGCCAAGCTTCAAAACGTCCCTGCAGCCACAGCACACAGAGTCTCCCAGGACGACTGCACAGAGCTGAGAAA CACTGTTTCGTCCATCCTTGGCGCGTGGCTGGACCAGTACTCTGAGGACTTCTGGACCCCTCCGAACTACGACTGTCTGCACCAGCTTCTTTCCTACCTTCACCGCCATTTCCCCGGCTCGGACCTGGAGCGCCGCGCCCGCAACCTGCTGGCCCACTTCCACCGCCGACAGCAGT GGGAGCACATCGGCTGCCCTTTTGCAACGCAGGAAGAGAGCGGCTTTGAGGACGAACTTCCTGCTTTTAGTTTCCTGTCGTTTGACCCCATCATGGTGGCCGAGCAGTTCACGCTCATGGACGCG GATCTGTTTAAGAAGGTGGTGCCCTACCACTGCCTGGGGGGGATCTGGTCTCAGCGGGATAAGAAGGGAAAGGAGCACCTGGCTCCCACCATCAGAGCCACTGTGGCTCAGTTCAACTCAGTCACCAACTGTGTCATCACCACCTGCCTGAGCAACCCGACGCTGAAGCCCAACCAGAGAGCCAGGCTGCTGGAGAGATGGATAGACGTGGCTAGG GAGTGTCGGATCTTGAAAAACTTCTCGTCGTTGCGAGCCATCCTCTCCGCCCTGCAGTGCAACGCCATCCACCGCCTGAAGAGGACCTGGGAGGAAGTGTCACG AGAGAGTTTCCGCACCTTCCGTGAGCTGTCCGAGATCTTCTCAGACGACAACAACTACTCCCTCAGCCGAGAGCTGCTGGTGAAG GAGGGCACCTCCAAGTTCGCCACTTTGGAAATCAACCCCAAACGAGCTCAGAGGAGACACCAACAGCAGAGAGACCTG GGAGTGATGCAGGGGACGATTCCTTACCTGGGCACCTTCCTGACGGACCTGGTGATGATGGACACTGCCATGAAGGATTACACTGAG GGTGGTCTGATCAACTTCgagaagaggagaaag GAGTTTGAGGTGATCGCTCAGATCAAACTGCTTCAGTTGGCCTCCAACAACTACAGTTTCACTCAGGACAGCCACTTCAGGGAGTGGTTCGCAGGCGTGGAGAAACTCAGCGAGGCAGAGAG CTACAATCTGTCCTGTGAGATCGAGCCTCTGTCAGAGTCGGCCAGCAACACGCTCAGAGCCAAGAAGAATGGAGGAATCATGAAACGCTGGAGCGA CCGGCAGTTGACGGAGGCCGGCTGCAGCAGCGCCCCAGGCTCTCATTCCAAGTCCTTTGACCACTCACACTACAGACCGTATCAAGGGGGCGGTGGGGACAGCGGCGACGCCCTCAGTGTCACATCTGTCAGCTCCAGTGGTTCAGACCTGGAGGATGTGAATGCCAGCTTCCTGTCTGATTCACCGGAGGGACATGAGAGAAAG ACGTCGACTCCCTCAGTGAAACTTAGTGTCTCTGCTTTGGGTAgagaagctccagcagcagaTACAACGTCAACG TTCTGGGAGTGTACGTCACTGTCGTCTCTGGACACCTCCGGCACGGGCTCCAGCTCCGGTTCGGCCTCCGGCTCCAGcagcgcctcctcctcctccgtctcctgcTCAACCCCGCTATCCGCCTCCCGCTCACACAAACGCTCGGTGTCGGCAGTGTCGAACTACTCGACTCTGTCGCTGCCGCTGTACAATCAGCAGGTAGATGACTGCTGCATCATCAGGGTCAGCCTGGATGTGGAGAACGGCAACATGTACAAGAGCATCCTG GTGACGAGTCAAGACAAGACTCCAGCTGTCATCCGGAAAGCCATGATCAAACACAACCTGGAGCGGGAGAAGACCGAGGAATACGAGCTGATGCAAAAAATCTCTGAGGACAAAG AGCTCCGGATCCCAGACAATGCCAATGTTTTCTATGCCATGAACTCCACTGCCAACTACGACTTTGTGCTAAAGAAACGCGGCTCGGCCCGGCCCGTGCGGGCCAAGAACGTGGCCAGTTCGACGCTGCCTCGCATGAAACAGAAGGGACTGAAGATCGCTAAAGGGATTTTCTGA
- the LOC140995923 gene encoding ral guanine nucleotide dissociation stimulator-like isoform X4, producing the protein MIMLEKQSSTQEIGEEAEEDAIFTITLRKVQLHQSASKGQRWLGVETDSALSLYETCKVRTIKAGTLERLVEYMVSAFRGKDSTYVTIFLCTYRSFATTKQVLDLLLNRYAKLQNVPAATAHRVSQDDCTELRNTVSSILGAWLDQYSEDFWTPPNYDCLHQLLSYLHRHFPGSDLERRARNLLAHFHRRQQCEPDPDGEHIGCPFATQEESGFEDELPAFSFLSFDPIMVAEQFTLMDADLFKKVVPYHCLGGIWSQRDKKGKEHLAPTIRATVAQFNSVTNCVITTCLSNPTLKPNQRARLLERWIDVARECRILKNFSSLRAILSALQCNAIHRLKRTWEEVSRESFRTFRELSEIFSDDNNYSLSRELLVKEGTSKFATLEINPKRAQRRHQQQRDLGVMQGTIPYLGTFLTDLVMMDTAMKDYTEGGLINFEKRRKEFEVIAQIKLLQLASNNYSFTQDSHFREWFAGVEKLSEAESYNLSCEIEPLSESASNTLRAKKNGGIMKRWSDRQLTEAGCSSAPGSHSKSFDHSHYRPYQGGGGDSGDALSVTSVSSSGSDLEDVNASFLSDSPEGHERKTSTPSVKLSVSALGREAPAADTTSTFWECTSLSSLDTSGTGSSSGSASGSSSASSSSVSCSTPLSASRSHKRSVSAVSNYSTLSLPLYNQQVDDCCIIRVSLDVENGNMYKSILVTSQDKTPAVIRKAMIKHNLEREKTEEYELMQKISEDKELRIPDNANVFYAMNSTANYDFVLKKRGSARPVRAKNVASSTLPRMKQKGLKIAKGIF; encoded by the exons AGCTCGACGCAGGAGATCGGCGAGGAGGCCGAGGAGGACGCCATCTTCACCATCACGCTGAGGAAGGTGCAGCTTCACCAGTCGGCCAGTAAGGGGCAGCGATGGCTGGGCGTGGAGACGGACTCGGCCCTGAGCCTCTACGAGACCTGCAAGGTGCGGACCATCAAGGCCGGCACGCTGGAGAGGCTGGTGGAGTACATGGTGTCGGCGTTCAGGGGTAAAGACTCCACCTACGTCACCATCTTCCTGTGCACCTACCGCTCCTTCGCCACCACCAAGCAGGTGCTGGATCTCCTGCTCAACAG gTATGCCAAGCTTCAAAACGTCCCTGCAGCCACAGCACACAGAGTCTCCCAGGACGACTGCACAGAGCTGAGAAA CACTGTTTCGTCCATCCTTGGCGCGTGGCTGGACCAGTACTCTGAGGACTTCTGGACCCCTCCGAACTACGACTGTCTGCACCAGCTTCTTTCCTACCTTCACCGCCATTTCCCCGGCTCGGACCTGGAGCGCCGCGCCCGCAACCTGCTGGCCCACTTCCACCGCCGACAGCAGTGTGAGCCTGATCCTGATG GGGAGCACATCGGCTGCCCTTTTGCAACGCAGGAAGAGAGCGGCTTTGAGGACGAACTTCCTGCTTTTAGTTTCCTGTCGTTTGACCCCATCATGGTGGCCGAGCAGTTCACGCTCATGGACGCG GATCTGTTTAAGAAGGTGGTGCCCTACCACTGCCTGGGGGGGATCTGGTCTCAGCGGGATAAGAAGGGAAAGGAGCACCTGGCTCCCACCATCAGAGCCACTGTGGCTCAGTTCAACTCAGTCACCAACTGTGTCATCACCACCTGCCTGAGCAACCCGACGCTGAAGCCCAACCAGAGAGCCAGGCTGCTGGAGAGATGGATAGACGTGGCTAGG GAGTGTCGGATCTTGAAAAACTTCTCGTCGTTGCGAGCCATCCTCTCCGCCCTGCAGTGCAACGCCATCCACCGCCTGAAGAGGACCTGGGAGGAAGTGTCACG AGAGAGTTTCCGCACCTTCCGTGAGCTGTCCGAGATCTTCTCAGACGACAACAACTACTCCCTCAGCCGAGAGCTGCTGGTGAAG GAGGGCACCTCCAAGTTCGCCACTTTGGAAATCAACCCCAAACGAGCTCAGAGGAGACACCAACAGCAGAGAGACCTG GGAGTGATGCAGGGGACGATTCCTTACCTGGGCACCTTCCTGACGGACCTGGTGATGATGGACACTGCCATGAAGGATTACACTGAG GGTGGTCTGATCAACTTCgagaagaggagaaag GAGTTTGAGGTGATCGCTCAGATCAAACTGCTTCAGTTGGCCTCCAACAACTACAGTTTCACTCAGGACAGCCACTTCAGGGAGTGGTTCGCAGGCGTGGAGAAACTCAGCGAGGCAGAGAG CTACAATCTGTCCTGTGAGATCGAGCCTCTGTCAGAGTCGGCCAGCAACACGCTCAGAGCCAAGAAGAATGGAGGAATCATGAAACGCTGGAGCGA CCGGCAGTTGACGGAGGCCGGCTGCAGCAGCGCCCCAGGCTCTCATTCCAAGTCCTTTGACCACTCACACTACAGACCGTATCAAGGGGGCGGTGGGGACAGCGGCGACGCCCTCAGTGTCACATCTGTCAGCTCCAGTGGTTCAGACCTGGAGGATGTGAATGCCAGCTTCCTGTCTGATTCACCGGAGGGACATGAGAGAAAG ACGTCGACTCCCTCAGTGAAACTTAGTGTCTCTGCTTTGGGTAgagaagctccagcagcagaTACAACGTCAACG TTCTGGGAGTGTACGTCACTGTCGTCTCTGGACACCTCCGGCACGGGCTCCAGCTCCGGTTCGGCCTCCGGCTCCAGcagcgcctcctcctcctccgtctcctgcTCAACCCCGCTATCCGCCTCCCGCTCACACAAACGCTCGGTGTCGGCAGTGTCGAACTACTCGACTCTGTCGCTGCCGCTGTACAATCAGCAGGTAGATGACTGCTGCATCATCAGGGTCAGCCTGGATGTGGAGAACGGCAACATGTACAAGAGCATCCTG GTGACGAGTCAAGACAAGACTCCAGCTGTCATCCGGAAAGCCATGATCAAACACAACCTGGAGCGGGAGAAGACCGAGGAATACGAGCTGATGCAAAAAATCTCTGAGGACAAAG AGCTCCGGATCCCAGACAATGCCAATGTTTTCTATGCCATGAACTCCACTGCCAACTACGACTTTGTGCTAAAGAAACGCGGCTCGGCCCGGCCCGTGCGGGCCAAGAACGTGGCCAGTTCGACGCTGCCTCGCATGAAACAGAAGGGACTGAAGATCGCTAAAGGGATTTTCTGA